In Phyllopteryx taeniolatus isolate TA_2022b chromosome 13, UOR_Ptae_1.2, whole genome shotgun sequence, the following are encoded in one genomic region:
- the LOC133487673 gene encoding thrombospondin-type laminin G domain and EAR repeat-containing protein-like, whose product MMSSLLLSQLLLLSLKVAPATADLEGRCPDLAPVDLLSAVLGKDTSKLMAGVHVRPSGGVCGVHFSGPHAPVDLLSNCDHSPKDFSIVVTLKVARIAHKKNEYIFSMMEPKRAEQGALKDKEEEEEREEGNNLQIDMSGRRAKNNAEHRRLLLGLRLSGKRLYVLLRGQRSVTEQWVFRGAHLADNRWHTLVLYVDGRHARLTVDCGTPREILPSKPFSSDFSFHVSRFHIGSRGRWKGLFTGLLRQLVLVPGSDATHQICPSTHPQLAALSVPPLLLSDDAATAKMAASPLVSDEMEARVSVGLQRTCSEPLRGQMWFSPLRKALYLCDGTSWITALEDRKRLDYVEERQVLSTSSETNDIEVFQVQGVGLMAAMAHRSTSSGSAVYQWTQHYGFQLYQNISTHGALAWRHFNMGKKTFLVVSNSDISTNVGKESDVSVIYKWRRRSKQFVHFQTLQTHCARDWEAFKIHRQTYLVVANHRIGNNNHTIDSVVYKWNRPTKSFVVHQRLRTLGAYDWEFFKVGPYHFLVVANAFDGVTTSVESVIYVWVDGNFRVFQTIETFCATDWEMFQIGTRVFLVVANGHRLHGNGPGEYAINSTVYELDMTERLFVRFQDIVTYSAVDWEFFSLGEEYFLVVANSFNGESYSLNSVLYRWQGYEGFVPIHWLPTIGCSDWEFFSAGGDSYLIYSSAKARLAKVFKLKMY is encoded by the exons atgatgtcatcgctGCTACTCTCCCAGCTCCTTCTGCTCAGCCTCAAGGTCGCTCCCGCGACGGCCGACCTCGAGGGACGATGTCCAG ATTTGGCTCCTGTGGACCTTCTATCTGCTGTCCTCGGGAAGGACACCTCCAAACTCATGGCGGGGGTGCACGTGAGGCCGTCCGGAGGGGTGTGCGGCGTCCATTTCTCTGGGCCTCATGCTCCCGTCGACCTGCTCTCCAACTGTGATCATTCCCCCAAAGACTTCTCCATCGTGGTCACGCTGAAAGTGGCTCGAATCGCACACAAG AAAAACGAGTACATCTTCTCCATGATGGAGCCGAAAAGAGCAGAGCAGGGAGCTCTGAAGGacaaggaggaagaagaagaaagggaagagggaaataatttgcaaatagaCATGAGCGGAAGAAGAGCGAAGAACAATGCAGAACACCGCCGTCTCCTCCTGGGACTGAGACTCTCCGGGAAACGACTTTACGTGCTCTTGAGAGGACAGCGAAGCGTCACTGAGCAGTGGGTGTTCCGGGGCGCCCACCTCGCCGACAACCGCTGGCACACCCTGGTTCTGTACGTCGACGGTCGTCACGCCAGGCTGACGGTGGATTGTGGCACGCCGCGGGAaat CCTTCCCTCCAAGCCTTTCTCCTCGGACTTCAGCTTTCACGTGTCCAGATTCCACATTGGCAGTCGGGGCAGATGGAAAGGATTGTTTACG GGTCTGTTGCGACAGTTGGTTCTGGTGCCGGGTTCAGATGCCACCCATCAAATATGCCCGTCTACCCACCCTCAACTAGCAGCTCTATCAGTTCCGCCGCTCCTGTTGTCAGATGATGCCGCCACCGCGAAGATGGCTGCAAGTCCCTTGGTCTCTGACG AAATGGAGGCCAGAGTGTCGGTTGGCTTACAGCGGACGTGTTCGGAGCCACTCCGAGGCCAGATGTGGTTCAGTCCGCTCAGGAAAGCTCTTTACCTTTGCGACGGTACCTCGTGGATCACCGCACTGGAGG ATCGTAAACGGCTGGACTATGTTGAGGAACGGCAGGTTCTTAGCACCAGCTCAGAGACAAACGACATAGAG GTCTTCCAGGTACAGGGTGTGGGTCTGATGGCTGCCATGGCTCACCGCTCCACAAGTTCTGGCTCCGCAGTGTACCAGTGGACCCAACATTACGGCTTCCAGCTATACCAGAATATCAGCACGCATGGAGCGCTGGCATGGAGGCATTTCAACATGGGCAAGAAG ACATTTCTGGTGGTGTCCAACTCCGATATAAGCACCAATGTGGGAAAGGAATCCGACGTCTCTGTCATCTACAAGTGGAGGCGAAGAAGCAAACAGTTTGTGCACTTTCAGACCTTGCAGACACACTGTGCACGGGACTGGGAGGCCTTCAAAATCCATCGACAGACATATCTCGTAGTTGCCAATCACAGGATAG GTAATAACAACCACACGATAGACAGCGTAGTGTACAAATGGAACAGGCCAACTAAGTCCTTTGTGGTCCATCAAAGGCTGAGAACGTTGGGGGCTTACGACTGGGAGTTCTTCAAAGTGGGACCGTACCATTTTCTGGTGGTGGCAAACGCCTTTGACGGAGTAACCACGTCGGTGGAATCGGTGATCTACGTTTGGGTCGACGGGAATTTTCGAGTTTTCCAAACCATTGAG ACTTTTTGCGCCACCGACTGGGAGATGTTCCAGATCGGCACACGGGTCTTTCTGGTGGTCGCCAATGGACACCGGCTCCACGGCAACGGGCCCGGCGAATACGCCATCAACTCCACCGTCTACGAGTTGGACATGACCGAGCGGCTGTTTGTCCGCTTCCAGGACATCGTCACATACAG CGCGGTGGACTGGGAGTTCTTCAGCCTCGGGGAGGAATATTTCCTGGTCGTCGCCAACTCCTTCAACGGCGAGTCGTACTCTCTCAACAGTGTTCTCTACAG GTGGCAAGGCTACGAGGGCTTCGTTCCCATCCACTGGCTCCCGACCATCGGCTGTAGCGACTGGGAGTTCTTCAGTGCTGGCGGAGACTCATATTTGATCTACTCCAGTGCCAAAGCGCGTCTCGCCAAAGTGTTCAAGCTGAAAATGTACTGA
- the si:dkey-251i10.3 gene encoding U3 small nucleolar RNA-associated protein 14 homolog A, with protein sequence MAKDSTKKRNTKSRKKSPSVPVDSPDVSYDFDEDGLDKADETIASDAEEDSDDERKRQKLVEAISSLGGTRRKKMFGERSEPAVQKSEFTVNAGGEGVKINLTDLMKSMHKISAVSSKAKKQLKKLHQSKKTVECPITTQERERIQRDVAFQKVAQEVTQWQSVIQDNQRAEQLVFPLNQEPSGPKPLERVVTCWKAQTPLEQEIFSLLSANNQPTTDPILTPAEEASMRAMSLSEVKIRRAELQKARALQSYYEAKARRERKIKSKKYHKVLNKAKRKDFLKQFDEMVKKDPAAALEEMNKMEVARMQERMSLKHQNSGKWAKSKAIMAKYDEGARKAMQQQLEVNKDLTQKLAIPLCNEDEEAETPETLPDFVNEAPQGTDSNPWMKGKLSEDPAETGRDTNEVVDFTAKSTGSAAKIAEEEESDVEETEEESLLREFDNRRKMRRASDTLQVEKEDSQVLVLNGKAPVFEESEDTGVHLLEGQTDQMQTFEYMELLNQVESVQPEKAPVDPQLSSDRAPKKRKRGIQLKDVLTKDANIILMPLAPTAAAMEDSDETLDQAGLIQEAFAGDDVISDFMKEKKKQENAEKPSAVDLTLPGWGEWGGSGVKPSLKKRRRFRVKTEPPPPRKDQKRPSVIISEKRNASLSLHQLSSQPFPFTSHAQFESTLRSPLGRTWNTERTVKKLTKPEVLTQLGAIIEPMAREELKKDKNTRAGDWNGERLKK encoded by the coding sequence ATGGCAAAAGATTCGACGAAAAAGCGGAACACGAAGTCTCGCAAGAAGAGTCCTAGCGTTCCAGTTGACAGTCCCGACGTAAGCTACGATTTCGACGAAGATGGCTTGGATAAAGCTGATGAGACTATCGCTAGCGACGCGGAGGAAGACAGCGACGATGAACGAAAACGACAAAAGCTGGTGGAGGCTATCAGCTCCCTCGGTGGAACGAGGCGGAAGAAAATGTTCGGGGAGCGATCGGAGCCGGCTGTCCAAAAGTCGGAATTTACGGTCAATGCGGGGGGGGAGGGTGTCAAAATAAACTTGACTGATCTAATGAAGTCCATGCACAAAATCTCGGCTGTCTCAAGCAAGGCCAAGAAACAGCTGAAAAAACTGCATCAAAGTAAGAAAACCGTTGAGTGTCCTATTACCACGCAGGAACGTGAGAGGATCCAGAGAGATGTGGCCTTTCAGAAAGTCGCACAAGAGGTTACCCAGTGGCAAAGTGTGATTCAAGACAACCAGAGGGCCGAACAGCTTGTTTTCCCTTTGAATCAGGAGCCCTCTGGCCCTAAACCTTTGGAAAGGGTTGTTACATGCTGGAAAGCGCAAACTCCCCTTGAACAGGAAATATTTTCCCTCCTGTCTGCCAACAACCAACCGACCACTGACCCTATTTTAACCCCCGCTGAGGAGGCTTCCATGAGGGCGATGAGTCTTTCCGAGGTCAAGATACGCCGTGCTGAGCTGCAGAAAGCCAGGGCTCTGCAGTCCTACTACGAGGCCAAAGCTCGGAGAGAGCGGAAGATCAAGAGTAAGAAATATCACAAAGTGCTCAACAAAGCAAAGCGCAAAGATTTCCTCAAGCAGTTTGACGAGATGGTGAAAAAAGACCCGGCTGCTGCTTTGGAGGAGATGAATAAAATGGAGGTGGCCAGGATGCAAGAAAGGATGTCGTTAAAACATCAGAACAGTGGCAAGTGGGCCAAGTCCAAGGCGATCATGGCAAAATATGACGAAGGCGCTCGCAAAGCGATGCAGCAGCAGCTGGAGGTGAACAAAGACTTGACGCAGAAACTTGCGATCCCTTTATGTAATGAGGACGAGGAAGCCGAAACCCCGGAGACTTTGCCTGATTTTGTAAACGAAGCACCGCAAGGAACAGATTCAAATCCCTGGATGAAAGGAAAGCTGTCCGAAGATCCTGCCGAGACCGGGCGAGACACGAACGAGGTCGTCGACTTCACCGCAAAGTCGACCGGAAGCGCTGCGAAAATAGCAGAAGAGGAGGAAAGTGATGTTGAGGAAACTGAAGAAGAATCCCTGCTGCGAGAGTTTGATAACCGTCGGAAAATGCGCCGGGCTTCTGACACTCTTCAGGTTGAAAAAGAGGATTCCCAGGTGTTGGTGTTGAACGGGAAAGCACCCGTCTTTGAGGAGTCTGAAGACACCGGTGTTCACCTGTTGGAAGGACAGACAGACCAAATGCAGACTTTCGAGTACATGGAGCTCCTCAATCAAGTGGAGTCAGTTCAACCCGAGAAAGCGCCCGTCGATCCGCAGCTGTCTTCGGACCGAGCGCCGAAGAAACGGAAAAGAGGAATCCAACTGAAAGATGTTCTCACCAAAGACGCAAATATCATTCTTATGCCGCTCGCGCCGACCGCTGCGGCCATGGAGGACTCTGACGAAACGCTCGATCAAGCGGGACTCATTCAGGAAGCCTTCGCCGGAGACGATGTCATCTCGGACTTCatgaaggaaaagaagaagcaggAGAACGCGGAGAAGCCGAGCGCGGTGGACTTGACGCTGCCCGGCTGGGGGGAGTGGGGAGGGTCGGGCGTCAAGCCCTCTCTCAAGAAGCGCAGGAGGTTCCGAGTTAAAACGGAGCCGCCTCCGCCCAGGAAAGATCAAAAGCGGCCCAGTGTCATCATCTCCGAGAAGCGAAACGCCTCGCTCAGCCTTCACCAGCTCAGCTCGCAGCCGTTTCCTTTCACCAGTCACGCTCAGTTCGAGAGCACCTTGCGCTCTCCCCTGGGACGGACCTGGAACACCGAACGCACCGTCAAAAAGCTCACCAAACCCGAAGTGCTCACCCAGCTCGGTGCCATTATCGAGCCGATGGCTCGGGAGGAGCTGAAGAAGGACAAGAACACGCGTGCTGGCGATTGGAATGGGGAGCGACTTAAAAAATAG